From Triticum aestivum cultivar Chinese Spring chromosome 4A, IWGSC CS RefSeq v2.1, whole genome shotgun sequence, a single genomic window includes:
- the LOC123082877 gene encoding uncharacterized protein, with protein MASFSSSSTSVIIVLLLLLPVLLAPPASAVPVLAACKTVGGGSTYFDVTFCLEALGSVGGGGVYQDLAAAAVGLLATNATSTEAKIGRLLGESGVKIKAGDAALARTLRSCQSLYGSIVHGVPACTAAVKGGKFRDATAILEKAAAAAKKCEDGFRKSNASSPLTAEDEDAFKLAKLGVALLGFA; from the coding sequence AtggcttccttctcctcttcctccactagcgTGATCATCGTCCTCTTGCTGCTCTTGCCCGTCCTCCTTGCCCCGCCGGCGAGTGCCGTCCCTGTACTTGCTGCATGCAAGACCGTCGGTGGCGGGAGCACCTACTTCGACGTCACGTTCTGCCTGGAGGCCCTAGGCTCCGTCGGCGGTGGCGGTGTCTACCAAGAcctcgccgccgctgccgtggGCCTCCTCGCTACCAACGCCACCAGCACGGAGGCCAAGATCGGCCGTCTGCTTGGGGAGAGCGGCGTGAAGATTAAGGCGGGTGACGCGGCCCTGGCGAGGACCCTCCGGTCATGCCAGTCGCTGTACGGCAGTATAGTGCACGGCGTTCCTGCGTGCACCGCCGCGGTCAAGGGCGGGAAGTTCCGCGATGCGACGGCGATCCTGGAGAAGGCAGCGGCTGCAGCGAAGAAGTGCGAGGATGGGTTCAGGAAGAGCAACGCGTCCTCGCCGCTGACGGCGGAGGACGAGGACGCGTTCAAGCTCGCAAAGCTCGGCGTCGCATTGCTCGGTTTCGCTTGA
- the LOC123084189 gene encoding F-box/kelch-repeat protein At3g06240-like, which yields MAEATPLLPGLPDEITIGEILVRLPPKPLLRCRAVSPAWRRATSARDFLQSNHTRQPAQPLLYSHSDVADGGQSLDVTLFDHRAGVAAATDQFQRIARLKAAPLEGGIDDGSFTPLFYPVASCDGLLLLSIECDLCICNPATQQYAPLEQLDGFMTVGLYPHPPTGQYRLLLYHETDQRAIHVFSIGSNQPPRRIGRPDPLAGHGLLFRGSLHWHTGNWIMAFDTTAESFRQIRSPVAREDYGQLFAMGDMLGIFFLNYEKTTVDIWVMQDYQGEVWAFKCRVELPVAEIRDQCQNSSHIEEVMVVNGDGELLMLVGFEDWLFQVDIDGKLMASFHARGLPSYNIVHKQTLVQHTFFPALEGYVINDSPFI from the coding sequence ATGGCGGAGGCGACTCCTCTCCTCCCTGGCCTCCCGGACGAGATCACCATCGGGGAGATCCTCGTCCGCCTGCCCCCCAAACccctcctccgctgccgcgccgtcAGCCCCGCGTGGCGCCGAGCCACCTCCGCCCGCGATTTCCTCCAGTCCAACCACACCCGCCAGCCCGCCCAGCCCCTCCTCTATAGCCACAGCGACGTCGCCGACGGCGGCCAGTCCCTAGACGTCACGCTCTTCGACCACCGTGCAggagtcgccgccgccaccgaccagTTCCAGCGCATCGCGCGACTGAAAGCGGCTCCCTTGGAAGGAGGGATTGACGACGGGAGTTTCACTCCCCTCTTCTATCCGGTGGCCTCctgcgacggcctcctcctcctctccattgAGTGTGACCTCTGCATCTGCAACCCGGCGACTCAACAGTATGCTCCCCTCGAGCAGCTCGATGGCTTCATGACCGTGGGGTTGTACCCTCACCCCCCTACCGGCCAGTACCGACTGTTGCTGTACCATGAAACAGATCAACGCGCCATCCATGTTTTCTCCATTGGTTCCAACCAGCCGCCGAGGCGCATAGGGCGCCCTGATCCGTTGGCTGGCCACGGACTTCTGTTCCGTGGTAGCCTGCATTGGCACACTGGCAACTGGATAATGGCATTCGACACCACCGCTGAGTCGTTCCGGCAGATCCGTTCCCCGGTTGCCCGTGAGGACTATGGACAACTGTTTGCTATGGGTGACATGCTCGGCATCTTCTTTCTTAATTATGAAAAGACGACCGTTGATATTTGGGTGATGCAGGACTACCAAGGCGAGGTCTGGGCTTTCAAGTGTCGGGTTGAATTGCCTGTTGCTGAGATCAGGGACCAGTGTCAAAATTCCAGCCATATTGAGGAAGTGATGGTTGTTAATGGTGACGGTGAGTTGCTCATGTTGGTCGGTTTTGAGGACTGGCTGTTTCAGGTTGATATTGATGGCAAGCTGATGGCCAGTTTCCATGCCAGAGGCCTCCCTTCCTATAATATTGTGCACAAGCAAACTCTTGTTCAACATACCTTCTTTCCGGCACTCGAGGGTTATGTTATCAACGATTCACCTTTCATTTGA